One genomic region from Motacilla alba alba isolate MOTALB_02 chromosome 5, Motacilla_alba_V1.0_pri, whole genome shotgun sequence encodes:
- the LOC119701578 gene encoding ferritin light chain-like yields the protein MAAPAMAEPRSKRPRVTLPACPAHRPLPGSRVRHGFPPAVEEALCGVTGAQLELHYCLQALGEYFDQSHVALPNISKFFLHQALEERKAAEALMKYQQERGGHYCSKTIQKPNCDYAVGLMKALELAMVQWKTMLRYFEELYALSVENADPHSASTIKKQFIGPKIQKIKLMGDLLTNARRLDCSQDGRNSLGDYFMDRLQKEFRTSIEPESSDHCSPCPPLQQCTGAAEGLKRPQKECSQHRNGIGPIYATIHCTTMLPQCNDGTGAKVKQGREGL from the exons ATGGCGGCGCCGGCCATGGCCGAGCCGCGCTCCAAGCGGCCGCGGGTGACGCTGCCCGCCTGCCCCGCGCACCGCCCGCTGCCCGGCAGCCGCGTCCGCCACGGCTTCCCGCCCGCCGTGGAGGAGGCGCTCTGCGGCGTCACCGGcgcccagctggagctgcactACTGCCTGCAGGCGCTG GGTGAATATTTTGATCAGTCCCATGTGGCTCTACCAAATATTTCGAAGTTCTTCCTGCATCAAGctctggaagagagaaaagccgCAGAGGCGTTGATGAAGTATCAGCAGGAAAGAGGAGGCCATTACTGCTCTAAAACCATCCAG aaaccaAACTGTGATTATGCAGTCGGTCTGATGAAAGCCCTGGAACTAGCAATGGTACAATGGAAAACGATGCTACGATATTTTGAAGAGCTTTATGCCCTGAGTGTTGAAAATGCAGACCCTCATAGTGCAAGCACTATCAAGAAACAATTTATTGGGCCCAAAATCCAGAAGATCAAGCTGATGGGAGATCTGCTGACCAATGCTCGCAGGCTTGACTGTTCCCAGGATGGCAGAAATAGTCTTGGGGATTACTTTATGGACCGGCTGCAGAAAGAGTTCAGGACCAGCATAGAGCCAGAGTCCAGTGAtcactgcagcccctgcccacctcTCCAGCagtgcacaggagctgcagaaggtcTGAAGCGACCCCAGAAAGAAtgctcccagcacagaaatGGCATAGGGCCAATATATGCAACCATACACTGCACCACGATGCTGCCACAGTGTAACGATGGCACAGGAGCAAAGGtgaagcagggcagggagggccTTTAa